The Vibrio agarivorans genome contains the following window.
CTCGTCGAAGTTGTCAACGCCTTCTTGGTTTTCGATTTTAGAGATGATGTGGATGCTTTCGCCGCCGTTAGCGTCTAGAAGCTCACGGATTTCTTTAACGTCAGCTGCTTTACGGATGAAAGATGCTGCAACGAAGTCAACACCTTGCTCACAACCAAACTTAAGGTCAGCTTTGTCTTTTTCAGAAAGAGCTGGAAGCTGAACAGATACGCCAGGAAGGTTAACACCTTTGTTTTCGCCTAGAGCACCGTTGTTAAGAACTTTACACTTAACTTCAGTTTCAGTTGTTGAGATAACTTCCATTTCGATTAGGCCGTCATCTACAAGGATAGTGTTACCAGCAGAAAGGTCTTTTGCGAAACCAGCGTAAGTAACTGCTACTACGTCTTTGTTACCAACTACAGCAGCGTCTGTAGTGAAAGTAAATTCTTGACCAGCGACTAGATCAACGTCGTTGCCGTCTTCTAGTTTGATAGTACGGATTTCTGGACCTTTAGTATCTAGAAGGATAGCAAGTTGCTTACCAACGTTCGCCATAACTTCGCGGTAGTTAGTGATACGTGCAGCGTGCTCTTCAAAGTTACCGTGAGAGAAGTTCAGGCGCATTACGTTCATGCCTGCATTTACTAGTTCAGTTAGCTTCTCTACAGATTCAGTTTTAGGGCCAATCGTACATACGATTTTGGTCTTTTTCATGGAAAATACTCTCCGGTAAGTATTGTTACAATTTGAAAGTTAAACAGTCAGCCTGAATTGTAGGTGATAACAGGAGAAAATGTGCTCATTTCCTCATCAATATCATCTCTGATACCCACAATTTCTAATTGAAAGTCTTTCATCGACTTTAGTCATTTTATGACTATTTCATTTCGATTAAATGAAAGAATCTTTCTGTTTTTCCCTTAATAATGTCGATAAAAGGGAAAAATCGAGACAAATTCTGTAATAAATTTTCTTTTGGTGCGCGAATTCTAACACTGTAAGCGGCAAATTTCACGATCAGAACTTGTCTTAGGACAAGGTTTTGGCCTGATTTTTTTATTTTTTAGATCAAAATAAATGGACGGCTAACTTTCGTTTCGACTATACTTGCTTTCGATTTGAAACTTAAAGACACAGAGTAAATGTCGAAACGAAATACACAGATGCGTCGCCACGCGATTTCTAACCTAGTTAATGAAAAGGGAGAAGTGAGCGTAGAAGAGCTTTCTGCATTGTTTGAAACGTCAGAGGTCACTATTCGTAAGGATCTCGCTTCACTAGAAAAAAATGGTCAGTTGTTGCGCCGTTACGGTGGTGCGATTGCTTTACCGAAAGAAGTGGTGACCGAAGAACTGAACAAAAATGTTTCGACTCGTAAGGTTTCATTAGCTCAAGCCGCCGCCGGTTTGATTCGTGATCACAATCGCATTTTGATTGATAGCGGCAGCACGACAGGTGCTTTAATTGAGCAGTTATCCTCAAAACGCGGCTTAGTTGTGATGACCAACTCGCTGATGGTCGCCAATGCGCTGAATGAGTTAGAAAATGAACCTACACTTCTAATGACTGGCGGTACTTGGGATCCTCACTCAGAATCTTTTCAAGGCCAAGTCGCCGAGTCTGTGCTGCGCTCTTATGATTTTGACCAACTCTTTATCGGTGCGGATGGTATCGATTTAGAGCGCGGTACCACGACCTTTAATGAATTGGTCGGATTAAGTCAAGTCATGGCGGAAGTGGCTCGTGAAGTGATTGTCATGATTGAGTCTGACAAAATTGGTCGAAAAATCCCAAACTTAGAGCTCGCGTGGGACGATATTGATGTGCTTATCACTGATAAAGACATTGGTTCGGAGCAACGTGAAGCCATCGAAAACAAAGGCGTAAAGGTTGTTTGCGCTCACTAAATTTTAATTAACTCATTCGTTAGCTTTTGCTTGCTGCCTGTGAATGAGAAAAACTACTTTGGAGTAACGTTATGTGTGGAATTGTTGGAGCTGTCGCTCAACGTGATGTCGCTGAGATCTTAGTTGAAGGTCTTCGCCGCCTAGAATACCGTGGTTATGACTCGGCAGGTGTGGCTGTGGTTGATGCAGAAAGCAACCTGACTCGCGTTCGTCGTTTAGGCAAGGTACAAGAACTTGCTGACGCCGTTGAAGAAGCGAAAGTTGTCGGTGGTACTGGTATCGCACACACACGCTGGGCAACACACGGTGAACCTTCAGAAATCAACGCTCACCCACACATGTCAGGTGACATCGCAGTAGTACACAACGGCATCATTGAAAACCACGAAGAGTTGCGTGAATTGCTGCAAGGTCGTGGCTACGTATTTGAATCTCAAACGGATACAGAAGTGATTGCTCACCTTGTTGAGTGGGAACTACGCACTTCAGACTCTTTGCTAGAAGCTCTGCAAAAAACAGCAATACAACTAGATGGTGCTTACGGCACTGTAGCGGTTGACCGTAAAGATCCATCGCGCATTGTTGTCGCTCGTTCAGGCAGCCCAATCGTGATTGGCTTTGGTGTTGGTGAGAACTTCCTAGCATCAGACCAACTTGCACTTCTTAGCGTAACGCGCCGCTTCATGTACCTAGAAGAAGGCGACGTAGCAGAAATCACTCGCCGTGACGTAAAAGTATTTGACGCGCAAGGCAATGCGGTTGAGCGTGAAATCGTTGAGTCAAATGCTGAGCACGATGCTGGTGATAAAGGCAAATACCGTCACTTCATGCAAAAAGAGATCTTTGAGCAGCCAACAGCATTGATCAACACAATGGAAGGTCGTATCTCTGATACATCTGTGATCACCAATGCGATTGGTGTTAATGCTGAAGAGATCCTAAGCAAAGTGGATCACGTGCAGATCATTGCGTGTGGTACATCATACAACTCAGGCATGGCAGCACGTTACTGGTTCGAATCAATTGCTGGTGTGAGCTGTGATGTAGAGATCGCTTCAGAGTTCCGTTACCGTGATTTTGTGGTTCGTCCAAACAGCCTACTAGTGACACTTTCTCAGTCAGGTGAAACGGCAGATACACTAGCAGCACTGCGCCTAGCAAAAGAAAAAGGCTACATGGCAGCAATGACTATCTGTAACGTGGCAGGCTCTTCACTAGTACGTGAGTCAGACTTTGCATTCATGACTCGTGCGGGTACAGAGATTGGTGTAGCGTCAACTAAAGCATTCACAACCCAACTTGCAGCCATGCTAATGATGGTGGTTTCTATCGGTCGCCTGCAAGGTCGTGTTGATGAAGCGCGTGAAGCAGAGATTGTTAAGTCACTGCACAAACTGCCAACAGCGATTGAGCAAGCCCTAGCGTTTGATAAAGAGATTGAAGCACTAGCACCTGACTTCGCTGACAAGCACCACACTCTGTTCCTAGGTCGTGGCGAGTACTACCCAATTGCGATGGAAGCGTCTCTTAAGCTTAAAGAGATTTCATACATTCACGCAGAAGCATACGCTGCGGGCGAATTGAAGCACGGCCCTCTAGCGCTTATCGATGCCGATATGCCAGTTGTGGTTATTGCACCAAGTAACGATCTACTTGAGAAGCTGAAATCTAACGTTGAAGAAGTTCGTGCGCGCGGTGGCCTACTGTACGTATTTGCAGATGTAGATGCCGGATTCGAAGGCGATGAGAACATGAAGATCATCAAGATGCCACATGTAGACGAAATCACTGCGCCAATCTTCTACACCGTCCCAATGCAGCTACTGTCTTATCACGTTGCACTGATTAAAGGCACTGATGTTGACCAACCTCGTAACCTAGCTAAGGCTGTTACAGTAGAATAATCAACAGGTTGTTCTAAAATTTAGGGCGACAATTTATGTTATAAGCCTCCCATGAGCCAAAAGCTCTGGGAGGCTTTTTTCATGCAAAATTGCTTACCAAAACCTTATGTCTAAGTGTGTTACTTACTTTCACACAAGCTCTGAACATGTGATTTATAGTGATAACCTTGGTTAAGACAGGTCATTAGTGTGATTGATATCATTAATTCATAAATTCCATATCAGACTAAAATGTGATCGGGGTCTTTATATCTGACCGAGAAATGCAGTTGTCGAGTCGCGGTGTGTTACATTTTTTCACACTTACGTTAGTGCTCTAAAAGTACCGACTCCTTATTTCAACGAGGTTGGTTAGATGTTGTCACCAAATTCGAGATTAAAAGCGCAAGGTTTTGGGCGCTTTCTTTCTAGTATTGTCATGCCCAATTTAAGTGCGTTTATCGCTTGGGGTTTGATTTCCGCTCTGTTTATACCGTCAGGCTGGATGCCAAATAGTGAACTTGCAGCATTGGTTGAGCCAATGCTGTTTTTTCTATTG
Protein-coding sequences here:
- a CDS encoding DeoR/GlpR family DNA-binding transcription regulator, translated to MSKRNTQMRRHAISNLVNEKGEVSVEELSALFETSEVTIRKDLASLEKNGQLLRRYGGAIALPKEVVTEELNKNVSTRKVSLAQAAAGLIRDHNRILIDSGSTTGALIEQLSSKRGLVVMTNSLMVANALNELENEPTLLMTGGTWDPHSESFQGQVAESVLRSYDFDQLFIGADGIDLERGTTTFNELVGLSQVMAEVAREVIVMIESDKIGRKIPNLELAWDDIDVLITDKDIGSEQREAIENKGVKVVCAH
- the glmS gene encoding glutamine--fructose-6-phosphate transaminase (isomerizing), which translates into the protein MCGIVGAVAQRDVAEILVEGLRRLEYRGYDSAGVAVVDAESNLTRVRRLGKVQELADAVEEAKVVGGTGIAHTRWATHGEPSEINAHPHMSGDIAVVHNGIIENHEELRELLQGRGYVFESQTDTEVIAHLVEWELRTSDSLLEALQKTAIQLDGAYGTVAVDRKDPSRIVVARSGSPIVIGFGVGENFLASDQLALLSVTRRFMYLEEGDVAEITRRDVKVFDAQGNAVEREIVESNAEHDAGDKGKYRHFMQKEIFEQPTALINTMEGRISDTSVITNAIGVNAEEILSKVDHVQIIACGTSYNSGMAARYWFESIAGVSCDVEIASEFRYRDFVVRPNSLLVTLSQSGETADTLAALRLAKEKGYMAAMTICNVAGSSLVRESDFAFMTRAGTEIGVASTKAFTTQLAAMLMMVVSIGRLQGRVDEAREAEIVKSLHKLPTAIEQALAFDKEIEALAPDFADKHHTLFLGRGEYYPIAMEASLKLKEISYIHAEAYAAGELKHGPLALIDADMPVVVIAPSNDLLEKLKSNVEEVRARGGLLYVFADVDAGFEGDENMKIIKMPHVDEITAPIFYTVPMQLLSYHVALIKGTDVDQPRNLAKAVTVE